TGAACATTCCCTCCAAGGGCAGACAAGTTTAGGTTACGAGTATACTAGGACCCAGCCTCGACCTTAGGTGAAGTGCCCTGACCTCATTTGAAGTGTCTTGACCTCAGATGAAGTGGTACTCCACGTTCTTATCGTGAAATATTCAGCATTTGACCGAAGCTTAGAATTAATTCTAATTCCGCCTTAACTTTACTCTTACACGTTTCAGTCCACTATCTAGCGGTAATACCGGTTAATTTAGCGTAGAATGCCGTAATATAGTTgattaatttgtgtaaattatattgtacCATATTGCAATATATTGTACTCTATGGCTATGCCCGATActcattctttaaaatatttatgtacatagatttatgatttaaatttattactatgcATAATCTTATTTCATTTGTTTGCACATGTTAAAAGTATGCTTTATCAAACGTGATTTGCATATTTATTAGTTGCATTACATCTTTTTTTATGGTGTTGTTTCTCTGTTAGCTAAGTATTGAGTACgtatattgaacaattttaaattacgttAATTGATTTTTTCGATGTTGTCTCTATTTGTGtgcaaaaattataactatacatttttcttttttttacatacagGTTTTTAACATGGTGTTTGTGAAATATAATCTGCTGtattatagaaataaagaaaCAGAAATTCAATTCagaatatgtttttttacttaatcaGCTAATGAATATTCGATTAGTCATATTTGTATATGACAAcatgatatatttattagtcaTATTACACGATTGATTGATTACAGATACCCAACATAGTCACTCCGTCATATTCCATGAGCGGCAGACACCAGATCCCCAACAAGGAGGAAATACCGGGCCCTGGAGCTTATTGTCCCGAAAAAGTAAGTTCACCCTGAACTAgccattatattttaacatataacacaAATACAGGATGTATCACCTAACGAGTTGTAGAACGTTAATTAAAAGttcatttaacaaataaactgTTGTAACTTTGTTtcggaaaaaaaatcaaaattttgttgggGATTTAAAAATGCCaagattattgtaataatataagttttacacCTGGGTCTCATATATTAATGACCTTTGACTCTGCAAAACTTATAGATTATACGTCATAAAATGTTACAAGTTTACAATTAAGTTTTGTTTCGCTAACACCAATTACTAAAtatgtcacaaaataaaaagCAGAAACGATTTAATTTACAGAACAAATCTATACTTAAAGATTTTGCAATTGAGGAAGGCGAAAGTACCGGGGTTTCAACTTAAAAGAGGCTCCAAATCtgtgtaataacaatttatttattgagaacCAATTACATTGTACtgaattacaacaaattttgtaaatgttgtcCATCCTTTTTTATACACTTGTCAACAAGTTTCAACATGTTCCTCGCCACTCTACTCAGCTGTACTCTGTGTATCTCATTAATTGCATTGGCAATATTTGTTTTCGATTCCTGTAGGGTATGAGGATTGATCCTGTAAAGAATTTCTTTCAAGTAGCTCCACAAAAAGAAGTCAAGACTACACAGATAAGGGGATCGTGGTGGCCCAAATCCTGTTGAACATTATTCTTCCATGAAAAAAATCCTGTAGCATCTCCGCTCATCTTGCAATAAGCCTATGAACTGTTGGATAATGTATTGGTAGAGGGCAGcattcacaattatttaaaaaaacaaaggtTCTATTATTCTTCGCATTGAAATCTTACaccacggggggggggggggtgaaaggGAGAAAATGTGCGGGTTGTAAGTACCCTAGGTCCGGTAGTTTTGACTATTAACATAACCTCCAAAATGgaaacaagcttcatctgtaaATAAcacttaatctaaaatataaatgttgccACTAATGAATGGCCTAAACCATTGGCAGTAGTGAACCCTTTTGACATTATCAGAGTCCTTCAGTTCATGGAAACCCTGCATTCGGTATGGATAACATTTCAGTATTCTTCTCATATCAGCGTGGGCTTAACCTAATGAAATGTTCTTTTCTGGTTTAGTCTTCATAAAGATTTATGTGGAGATCGCGTAACTGACGCTCTAATGCCCTGAACGACGACCGGAGTTAAAACTGACTGCTTTGTCTAACACTGAACATGTTtcatgaaactttttaaattaacttctGTATTGCGCTTTGAACTTGGTCATTTTCAAATTCGTTCATGAATCGTTGCTGACACAGCAGGAGAATTCGTCACTAAATAAGTCTCAATCACGAATACCCGGTGGTCGACAGTAAAGCGcattttaacaaacaacaatGTACTAATATGcaacctaacctcactttgttCAAACGTCAATGCTTGACAGCCATCCCCACTCCAGCTCCAGTCATGCCAACATTAGAAACACTATTTAACCCGTTTCACAAACATAcgcattaaaaacaatattaattttgtacaaccTAACGAGCAATTGGGCCTTTTTTTAAGTTGAACACCTTTACTGAAAACGAATCATCACTCCAAACAGATCCGTCTGGGTTCTctcaattaaatattgatttgtttgttactgCTTTGGAATTCCTGACTCTCGTCCTTAACTATCTGACAAGGAAAGAGACGGTATGCCCAAAAACCGctgctattttaaaacattcctaaaaTAAATCTGTTAGGAACAAACTACACCACGTCCACAGATTGTGGAGGAAGAAAGTTTGGTATCTAAAACTGACACAAAAGATTAGTTAGTATCGAACTTTATTGATTTGAACGAATTGTTGGGTAGAATGAAATTAGTTTCTTATTCATAGTAGTGCTTCGTTTTAACCAATTTTCTCCTTGCAATTTTCTGTAGAGTATAACATATTAGAGTAGTAGATAGCAGAAGCACTAACCGCACTGTATTACCACTGTAGATTTCCACAATGACCACTCCTGCGTACACTATCAGTGGAAGACATGACACTCAAAATAAGGAGGAGATTCCAGGACCTGGAACCTACTGTCCggaaaaggtttgaaatattctTGACTTTCTTTAATCAACAAATTTGCTATAAATATATGCACAGGAGAGGTCAAGGcgaaatatgttataaaatgttacaattttttgttttagaagattcctaaaacaacaaaaaacattaatttgagaACAGTATAAGAccataaaaattgttaaaaaaattctagacaagaaatgtaattttttaacaataattttcttatatttcagCATATATAAGGGTTTTACACTTTCTATTGTTTTAATGGGAGTATTCTATAGGCACAGATCAAAATTCACGTGAAAAAGTACCATTTTCctatttaaaagaagaaaagtAGAATCCAATCTAGTCTAGATTGTAGAACTCGTGCACATGTTCCATTCTTAGATTGTTACATAATAATGCAACAAATATTGAATACTCTGTTGACATCTACTATTTTGGACAACGAAAcgtatagataaaatattaattccaatCCCAACATAAATCGGTGGTGGGATGTAAGTAATTTCTAATATGTAATCGAATTTACAAAGAAATGACCTTAGCAGTACCATCCTTACGACTATACGTAATGGTTACGACCCTTACTATGAGGTCGCGTAAACTGGTGACTCCTTACATATCCTATATAGAGTCctacaataaattaacattaactaAACCCAGACAGTTTACTTTTTTACCTAAGAAGGTTTCATTGAACGTATTATATCAGAATTGGATACAACAACCTAAATGGCCAAATCGTTTTAGGATAAATCgagttacaatatataaaaaaactgttacctACTAAATTCATTCTACAGTACTAAAAAATAGTGTAGTGTACTAACAGTAGTGTAATTAGTTCTGAGTAGATCTAACAATTACTTTACATCTGTAGATGTCAACTATCAACACACCAGCTTACTCTATGGCGGGCAGACACGACCCTCAGAACAGGGAAGAGATACCTGGACCTGGAACTTACTGTCCAGAAAAGGTTAGATAAAAATTGTAGTTGCTATATCATCTTGTAGTAGTAAATATGTACAGTTGTTTGAAGAAGATGCAGAAATTGAGTATAGAGTAGTATAGTAACAGTAGTGTCATTAGTTGTGAGTAGATCTAACAATTACTTCACAACTGTAGATTTCAACTATCAACACACCAGCTTACTCTATGGCGGGCAGACACGACCCTCAGAACAAGGAAGAGATACCTGGACCTGGAACTTACTGTCCTGAAAATGTTAGATTGGAAATAGTAGTTATTTTAACGTCTTGTATTTAAGAAGCTGCAGAACTTGAGTAAAGTGTAGTATAGTAACAGTAGTGTCATTAGTTGTGAGTAGATCTAACAATTACTTTACTCTGTAGATGTCAACTATCAATACACCAGCTTACTCTATGGCGGGCAGACACGACCCTCAGAACAAGGACGAGATACCTGGACCTGGAACTTACTgtccagaaaaggttaaataaaaattgtagttacTATATCATCTTGTATTAGAAAATAGGTACAGTTGTTTGAATAAGATGTAGAACTTGAGTATAGAGTAGTATAGTAACAGTAGTGTAATTACTTGTGAGTAGATCTAACAATTACTTTACATCTATAGATGTCAACTATCAACACACCAGCTTACTCTATGGCGGGCAGACACGACCCACATAACAGGGAAGAGATACCTGGACCTGGAACTTACTGCCCTGAAAAGGTTAGATGGAAATAGTAGTTATTTTAACGTCTTGTATTTTAGAAGTTGCAGAACTTGAGTAAAGTGTAGTATAGTAACACTAGTGGCATTAGTTGTGAGTAGATCTAACAATTACTTTACTCTGTAGATGTCAACTATCAACACACCAGCTTACTCTATGGCGGGCAGACACGATCCTCAGAACAAGGACGAGATACCTGGACCTGGAACTTACTGTCCAGAAAAGGTTAGATAAAAATTGTAGTTACTATATCATCTTGTATTAGAAAATAGGTACAGTTGTTTGAATAAGATGTAGAACTTGAGTATAGAGTAGTATAGTAACAGTAGTGTAATTACTTGTGAGTAGATCTAACAATTACTTTACATCTATAGATGTCAACTATCAACACACCAGCTTACTCTATGGCGGGCAGACACGACCCACATAACAGGGAAGAGATACCTGGACCTGGAACTTACTGCCCTGAAAAGGTTAGATTGGAAATAGTAGTTATTTTAACGTCTTGTATTTTAGAAGTTGCAGAACTTGAGTAAAGTGTAGTATAGTAACACTAGTGGCATTAGTTGTGAGTAGATCTAACAATTACTTTACTCTGTAGATGTCAACTATCAACACACCAGCTTACTCTATGGCGGGCAGACACGATCCTCAGAACAAGGACGAGATACCTGGACCTGGAACGTACTGTCCAGAAAAGGTTAGATAAAAATTGTAGTTACTATATCATCTTGTATTAGAAAATAGGTACAGTTGTTTGAATAAGATGTAGAACTTGAGTATAGAGTAGTATAGTAACAGTAGTGTAATTACTTGTGAGTAGATCTAACAATTACTTTACATCTATAGATGTCAACTATCAACACACCAGCTTACTCTATGGCGGGCAGACACGACCCTCATAACAGGGATGAGATACCTGGACCTGGAACTTACTGTCCTGAAAAGGTTAGATTGGAAATAGTAGTTATTTTAACGTCTTGTATTTAAGAAGCTGCAGAACTTGAGTAAAGTGTAGTATAGTAACACTAGTGGCATTAGTTGTGAGTAGATCTAACAATTACTTTACTCTGTAGATGTCAACTATCAACACACCAGCTTACTCTATGGCGGGCAGACACGACCCTCAGAACAAGGACGAGATACCTGGACCTGGAACTTACTGTCCTGAAAAGGTTAGATAAAAATTGTAGTTACTATATCATCTTGTATTAGAAAATAGGTACAGTTGTTTGAAAAAGATGTAGAACTTGAGTATAGAGTAGTATAGTAACAGTAGTGTAATTACTTGTGAGTAGATCTAACAATTACTTTACTCTGTAGATGTCAACTATCAACACACCAGCTTACTCTATGGCGGGCAGACACGACCCACATAACAGGGACGAGATACCTGGACCTGGAACTTACTGTCCAGAAAAGGTTAGATAAAAATTGTAGTTACTATATCATCTTGTATTAGAAAATAGGTACAGTTGTTTGAAAAAGATGCAGAACTTGAGTATAGAGTAGTATAGTAACAGTAGTGTAATTACTTGTGAGTAGATCTAACAATTACTTTACTCTGTAGATGTCAACTATCAACACACCAGCTTACTCTATGGCGGGCAGACACGACCCACATAACAGGGACGAGATACCTGGACCTGGAACTTACTGCCCTGAAAAGGTTTGTTGGTACCTAATATTCTCTTATATGTACCTAAAGTGTAAATGTATCGATAACGTTCTTATGGTATCAATTCCTAACTAATGAATTTACTTACAGTATAATAGTACAGAGTACAGAGAATGTAACGCTACATGACTGTAGTACAAACTAACATTGCTTATCCTACATTCTGTAAATATTGACTTACTTTATATATACGTACAGTATCTACAGCAGgcattattcacaaaatatagaTCAAGCACCTGCTCTGTAAGGGTAAACATGatttaataaactacaaaaaatacgaaaaatcTGCTACCACCtgcataatattttgaaaataaatcttaaaatacattACGGAGTTTCGTTCTAGACGGCAGACGTTTACGTTGGTCTTTAAAAACGTTTGAAACATTGTCTTTAAAGTAGTTCGAAGCATCTGCATtctaatttctattaaaatatccATGGTTTCTTTCGTGTTTTAATGTAATGCTTAGggaaaattcaaatttgttttaaaacttatgaaTAAGAATATTTAGAGGTATGAGATTCATGGATTCTGTACAACATATTTTGGgtgaaacacaaaatatttatggattttagATCTTAAATAGTATCCATAAAAATGTAAACGCTACATTAGCAAGTACTGTTATTCAACCCAAACTTGAACACAACCACACACCAGGTCAGACATTACAATTATCGCTCAGCATATATTCGTGTACACACACATGAGCACACAGATCAAATTGTGTTCcgaaaataacacattttggtATTTCAGCACTCCAATAGCACATAGACGCAGAACATTTTCTGCACACAGTTTTTCTTCAGTCATCagttaatgatttaataaagGCCTTAATATTAATACTAGTTCAAATTGTGTATCCTAACTATAATAAAGTAGTAGTAACAGTAGAAGTAGCAGTAACACAAATGTAACTGTATCGCAGATCCCCACCAACTCGACCCCAGCTTACTCTATGGCGGGCAGGCACGAGGTGCAGAACAACGACCAGAGTCCGGGCCCTGGGGCATACTGCCCTGAGAAGGTAATCAACATTAACAAGGGTATGTGGGGAACACACTCACTCGACAAATCGCTCGTTTCCACTCTACTTTAcctcaaataaatgtaaaaagaaaatactaGAGGGGTCTCCAAAACTGGTAtagttttctacattttaaataagaCCTTACGATATAGGAAGGGTACTAAAAATTATATCGAAACTATGTATAAGCTGACCAAGAGTTGGGGGGGGGACAGTTGGCCATGTGGATAAGAGAAAATTTCTCTGCTCTAAATTTGGTGGATAAAGTTAGAAAAACCTGCCATGTAAACATTagagaaaaaatacttttaatataaatagcaacggagaaaataaatagataataatttaaacaaagagGTCATGCTGATTGCTAATAATTGGTTCAACTCTAGACAATCACGAATGAGCTCTACACAATCAACATCCTGTACATGGGACGCTGACTAAGTGTTTAGCTCGAGCCAATCACAAAAGAGTTTTACACTATCAGTATTCTAGACATGAgacgctgattaagtgtttagCTCGAGCCAATCTCAAAAGAGTTTTACACTATCAGTATTCTAGACATGGATGCTGATTAAGTGTTAAGCTCGAGCCAATCACAAAAGAGGTTTACACTATCAGTATTCTAGACATGGTATGCTGATTAAGTGTTAAGCTCGAGCCAATCACAAAAGAGGTTTTACACTATCAGTATTCTAGACATGGTATGCTGATTAAGTGTTAAGCTCGAGCCAATCACAAAAGAGGTTTACACTATCAGTATTCTAGACATGGTATGCTGATTAAGTGTTAATCACAAAAGAGGCTGATAGACAGTTATGCTGATTAAGTGTTAAGCTCGAGCCAATCACAAAAGAGGTTTACACTATCAGTATTCAGAAGTGTTAAGCTTCACAAAAGAGGACATCAGTATTCTAGACATGGTATGCTGATTAAGTGTTAAGCTTGAGCCAATCACAAAAGAGGTTTACACTATCAGTATTCTAGACATGGTATGCTGATTAAGTGTTAAGCTTGAGCCAATCACAAAAGAGGTTTACACTATCAGTATTCTAGACATGGTATGCTGATTAAGTGTTAAGCTTGAGCCAATCACAAAAGAGGTTTACACTATCAGTATTCTAGACATGGTATGCTGATTAAGTGTTAAGCTTGAGCCAATCACAAAAGAGGTTTACACTATCAGTATTCTAGACATGGTATGCTGATTAAGTGTTAAGCTCGAGCCAATCACAAAAGAGGTTTACACTATCAGTATTCTAGACATGGTATGCTGATTAAGTGTTAAGCTCGAGCCAATCACAAAAGAGGTTTACACTATCAGTATTCTAGACATGGTATGCTGATTAAGTGTTAAGCTTGAGCCAATCACAAAAGAGGTTTACACTATCAGTATTCTAGACATGGTATGCTGATTAAGTGTTAAGCTTGAGCCAATCACAAAAGAGGTTTACACTATCAGTATTCTAGACATGGTATGCTGATTAAGTGTTAAGCTTGAGCCAATCACAAAAGAGGTTTACACTATCAGTATTCTAGACATGGTATGCTGATTAAGTGTTAAGCTTGAGCCAATCACAAAAGAGGTTTACACTATCAGTATTCTAGACATGGTATGCTGATTAAGTGTTAAGCTTGAGCCAATCACAAAAGAGGTTTACACTATCAGTATTCTAGACATGGGATGCTGATTAAGTGTTAAGCTCGAGCCAATCACAAAAGAGTTTTACACTATCAGTATTCTAAACATGGGATGCTGACTAAGTGTTAAGCTCGAGCCAATCACAAAAGAGGTTTACACTATCAGTATTCTAGACATGGTATGCTGATTAAGTGTTAAGCTTGAGCCAATCACAAAAGAGGTTTACACTATCAGTATTCTAGACATGGTATGCTGATTAAGTGTTAAGCTTGAGCCAATCACAAAAGAGGTTTACACTATCAGTATTCTAGACATGGTATGCTGATTAAGTGTTAAGCTTGAGCCAATCACAAAAGAGGTTTACACTATCAGTATTCTAGACATGGGATGCTGATTAAGTGTTAAGCTTGAGCCAATCACAAAAGAGGTTTACACTATCAGTATTCTAGACATGGTATGCTGATTAAGTGTTAAGCTTGAGCCAATCACAAAAGAGGTTTACACTATCAGTATTCTAGACATGGGACGTTGACTAAGTGTTAAGCTCGAGCTAATCACTAAAGAGTTTTACACTATCTGAATTCTAGACATGGGATGCTGATTAAGTGGCTCTCCATAGCGACGGGGAAATATCACAAGATTGTAATTGCATTAACAAAGTTTTGACGAGATATAAACAGGTTCACTTAGAAAATAGAGATCTCTGATCGTGGAAACGTTAcgaactaaaatatatttgttttgttgcaGCTGCCGACTGTACCCACTCCAGCCTACACTTTCAGCGGCAAATACTCCAAGAGATCTTACACCATCTTGCCCGGCCCAGGCACGTACTCCCCAGAAAAGGTATTGTTAGCGACATTTCCAATTTGACACAATTAGTTATAATATGTGGCTTATCGCTGCTGCTATAGGTTTTGGATTGTGTTTGAGCCAAAGCATTGCTAATAATTACACTCTTTCCATGTAACTAGCTTTTGAACACGTTATTAAATATAGTGTGACCGTGCTAATCAATGTTAAACTGAAGAATCCTTTGTAATTCACGGGTAATGTTACattattacagaataaaaaacagtcaaattttctttttgaCATATATTTCTATCCCCCGTCGGTCAAATCCCTGTATGCTTATCGATCGTATACTGCTACCACCATAGAGGAATCTATCCCACCCAAGATCTGCATCCATCATATTATATGTTTCTGTCAAACAATGTACTTTACTTAATCTATTACTCATTACACAACAATGTTGTGGTAATAAATTTGTTGTggttaaacatttgttattaaaatgttgtattcgtatttttatttttggtatattacatGATTATTTATTCCAATGGTATGTGCTTATAGCTAAATACCCACAGGGAACATCactagaagaaaatattttacttctttagtATCTAGAAATGAGTTatgaaataaaacgtaaaataatttttgaacgtTTTGGTACACTTTGTAAGTAaggatttagatttaaataatcagGGTGGGGTATCTTGAAACGtatgtttacatataaatatttttcgaaatCGATCTACATCTTTCCAAATGTGTCCTAATGGAGCATCTgagtttacaaaatttacttgAGTCCTTTGGGGGCCAAAATGTGGAATTACTATTGGAACAAggattgtatttaaatttgtttggacgATAAATAATGTAGTGACCAAGATATTTGACACACCCTGTGTTTGTCTCTTGTGTGCAGTTGCCT
This Homalodisca vitripennis isolate AUS2020 chromosome 3, UT_GWSS_2.1, whole genome shotgun sequence DNA region includes the following protein-coding sequences:
- the LOC124357995 gene encoding mucin-5AC-like isoform X5, producing the protein MGGFTQRPWTPTRRRGPIAAEYSSPGPACVALNTLVGQVTPDSKKGRAPAFSFGSRHGGKNDSVGPGPGQYNVTGLSAKGKDTPPASTLHSRPRDQQTETTPAPGDYNPEKSEKVIHDASPKYTFGLKTTVEKTSSTPAPNVYNIPTVLGATKEGNKKAAPAFSISGRQKEFVDDRVHTPGPGAYNNANPDSVKPKSPSYSVSSRYTLPSDHSTKPGPGAYSPEKIPNIVTPSYSMGGRHQVSNKEEIPGPGAYCPEKIPNIVTPSYSMSGRHQIPNKEEIPGPGAYCPEKISTMTTPAYTISGRHDTQNKEEIPGPGTYCPEKMSTINTPAYSMAGRHDPQNREEIPGPGTYCPEKISTINTPAYSMAGRHDPQNKEEIPGPGTYCPENMSTINTPAYSMAGRHDPQNKDEIPGPGTYCPEKMSTINTPAYSMAGRHDPHNREEIPGPGTYCPEKMSTINTPAYSMAGRHDPQNKDEIPGPGTYCPEKMSTINTPAYSMAGRHDPHNREEIPGPGTYCPEKMSTINTPAYSMAGRHDPQNKDEIPGPGTYCPEKMSTINTPAYSMAGRHDPHNRDEIPGPGTYCPEKMSTINTPAYSMAGRHDPQNKDEIPGPGTYCPEKMSTINTPAYSMAGRHDPHNRDEIPGPGTYCPEKMSTINTPAYSMAGRHDPHNRDEIPGPGTYCPEKIPTNSTPAYSMAGRHEVQNNDQSPGPGAYCPEKLPTVPTPAYTFSGKYSKRSYTILPGPGTYSPEKLPVITTPAYSFGGKHEMPNHEEIPGPGAYHPEKIPATASPAYTISGRYELPVDDNKPGPGAYSPEKIPTVATPAFTFSGKYIAQVHEVKPGPGAYAPEKIRIDYPPAHSFGIKHSVYMGQLREQVY
- the LOC124357995 gene encoding mucin-5AC-like isoform X13 yields the protein MGGFTQRPWTPTRRRGPIAAEYSSPGPACVALNTLVGQVTPDSKKGRAPAFSFGSRHGGKNDSVGPGPGQYNVTGLSAKGKDTPPASTLHSRPRDQQTETTPAPGDYNPEKSEKVIHDASPKYTFGLKTTVEKTSSTPAPNVYNIPTVLGATKEGNKKAAPAFSISGRQKEFVDDRVHTPGPGAYNNANPDSVKPKSPSYSVSSRYTLPSDHSTKPGPGAYSPEKIPTITTPAYTMSGRHDIQNREDLPGPAAYSPEKIPNIVTPSYSMGGRHQVSNKEEIPGPGAYCPEKIPNIVTPSYSMSGRHQIPNKEEIPGPGAYCPEKISTMTTPAYTISGRHDTQNKEEIPGPGTYCPEKMSTINTPAYSMAGRHDPQNKDEIPGPGTYCPEKMSTINTPAYSMAGRHDPHNREEIPGPGTYCPEKMSTINTPAYSMAGRHDPQNKDEIPGPGTYCPEKMSTINTPAYSMAGRHDPHNREEIPGPGTYCPEKMSTINTPAYSMAGRHDPQNKDEIPGPGTYCPEKMSTINTPAYSMAGRHDPHNRDEIPGPGTYCPEKMSTINTPAYSMAGRHDPQNKDEIPGPGTYCPEKMSTINTPAYSMAGRHDPHNRDEIPGPGTYCPEKMSTINTPAYSMAGRHDPHNRDEIPGPGTYCPEKIPTNSTPAYSMAGRHEVQNNDQSPGPGAYCPEKLPTVPTPAYTFSGKYSKRSYTILPGPGTYSPEKLPVITTPAYSFGGKHEMPNHEEIPGPGAYHPEKIPATASPAYTISGRYELPVDDNKPGPGAYSPEKIPTVATPAFTFSGKYIAQVHEVKPGPGAYAPEKIRIDYPPAHSFGIKHSVYMGQLREQVY
- the LOC124357995 gene encoding mucin-5AC-like isoform X16, whose product is MGGFTQRPWTPTRRRGPIAAEYSSPGPACVALNTLVGQVTPDSKKGRAPAFSFGSRHGGKNDSVGPGPGQYNVTGLSAKGKDTPPASTLHSRPRDQQTETTPAPGDYNPEKSEKVIHDASPKYTFGLKTTVEKTSSTPAPNVYNIPTVLGATKEGNKKAAPAFSISGRQKEFVDDRVHTPGPGAYNNANPDSVKPKSPSYSVSSRYTLPSDHSTKPGPGAYSPEKIPTITTPAYTMSGRHDIQNREDLPGPAAYSPEKIPNIVTPSYSMGGRHQVSNKEEIPGPGAYCPEKIPNIVTPSYSMSGRHQIPNKEEIPGPGAYCPEKISTMTTPAYTISGRHDTQNKEEIPGPGTYCPEKMSTINTPAYSMAGRHDPQNREEIPGPGTYCPEKISTINTPAYSMAGRHDPQNKEEIPGPGTYCPENMSTINTPAYSMAGRHDPQNKDEIPGPGTYCPEKMSTINTPAYSMAGRHDPHNREEIPGPGTYCPEKMSTINTPAYSMAGRHDPQNKDEIPGPGTYCPEKMSTINTPAYSMAGRHDPHNREEIPGPGTYCPEKMSTINTPAYSMAGRHDPQNKDEIPGPGTYCPEKMSTINTPAYSMAGRHDPHNRDEIPGPGTYCPEKMSTINTPAYSMAGRHDPQNKDEIPGPGTYCPEKIPTNSTPAYSMAGRHEVQNNDQSPGPGAYCPEKLPTVPTPAYTFSGKYSKRSYTILPGPGTYSPEKLPVITTPAYSFGGKHEMPNHEEIPGPGAYHPEKIPATASPAYTISGRYELPVDDNKPGPGAYSPEKIPTVATPAFTFSGKYIAQVHEVKPGPGAYAPEKIRIDYPPAHSFGIKHSVYMGQLREQVY
- the LOC124357995 gene encoding extensin-like isoform X12, with protein sequence MGGFTQRPWTPTRRRGPIAAEYSSPGPACVALNTLVGQVTPDSKKGRAPAFSFGSRHGGKNDSVGPGPGQYNVTGLSAKGKDTPPASTLHSRPRDQQTETTPAPGDYNPEKSEKVIHDASPKYTFGLKTTVEKTSSTPAPNVYNIPTVLGATKEGNKKAAPAFSISGRQKEFVDDRVHTPGPGAYNNANPDSVKPKSPSYSVSSRYTLPSDHSTKPGPGAYSPEKIPTITTPAYTMSGRHDIQNREDLPGPAAYSPEKIPNIVTPSYSMGGRHQVSNKEEIPGPGAYCPEKIPNIVTPSYSMSGRHQIPNKEEIPGPGAYCPEKISTMTTPAYTISGRHDTQNKEEIPGPGTYCPEKMSTINTPAYSMAGRHDPQNREEIPGPGTYCPEKISTINTPAYSMAGRHDPQNKEEIPGPGTYCPENMSTINTPAYSMAGRHDPQNKDEIPGPGTYCPEKMSTINTPAYSMAGRHDPHNREEIPGPGTYCPEKMSTINTPAYSMAGRHDPQNKDEIPGPGTYCPEKMSTINTPAYSMAGRHDPHNREEIPGPGTYCPEKMSTINTPAYSMAGRHDPQNKDEIPGPGTYCPEKMSTINTPAYSMAGRHDPHNRDEIPGPGTYCPEKMSTINTPAYSMAGRHDPHNRDEIPGPGTYCPEKMSTINTPAYSMAGRHDPHNRDEIPGPGTYCPEKIPTNSTPAYSMAGRHEVQNNDQSPGPGAYCPEKLPTVPTPAYTFSGKYSKRSYTILPGPGTYSPEKLPVITTPAYSFGGKHEMPNHEEIPGPGAYHPEKIPATASPAYTISGRYELPVDDNKPGPGAYSPEKIPTVATPAFTFSGKYIAQVHEVKPGPGAYAPEKIRIDYPPAHSFGIKHSVYMGQLREQVY
- the LOC124357995 gene encoding extensin-like isoform X8; this translates as MGGFTQRPWTPTRRRGPIAAEYSSPGPACVALNTLVGQVTPDSKKGRAPAFSFGSRHGGKNDSVGPGPGQYNVTGLSAKGKDTPPASTLHSRPRDQQTETTPAPGDYNPEKSEKVIHDASPKYTFGLKTTVEKTSSTPAPNVYNIPTVLGATKEGNKKAAPAFSISGRQKEFVDDRVHTPGPGAYNNANPDSVKPKSPSYSVSSRYTLPSDHSTKPGPGAYSPEKIPTITTPAYTMSGRHDIQNREDLPGPAAYSPEKIPNIVTPSYSMGGRHQVSNKEEIPGPGAYCPEKIPNIVTPSYSMSGRHQIPNKEEIPGPGAYCPEKISTMTTPAYTISGRHDTQNKEEIPGPGTYCPEKMSTINTPAYSMAGRHDPQNREEIPGPGTYCPEKISTINTPAYSMAGRHDPQNKEEIPGPGTYCPENMSTINTPAYSMAGRHDPQNKDEIPGPGTYCPEKMSTINTPAYSMAGRHDPQNKDEIPGPGTYCPEKMSTINTPAYSMAGRHDPHNREEIPGPGTYCPEKMSTINTPAYSMAGRHDPQNKDEIPGPGTYCPEKMSTINTPAYSMAGRHDPHNRDEIPGPGTYCPEKMSTINTPAYSMAGRHDPQNKDEIPGPGTYCPEKMSTINTPAYSMAGRHDPHNRDEIPGPGTYCPEKMSTINTPAYSMAGRHDPHNRDEIPGPGTYCPEKIPTNSTPAYSMAGRHEVQNNDQSPGPGAYCPEKLPTVPTPAYTFSGKYSKRSYTILPGPGTYSPEKLPVITTPAYSFGGKHEMPNHEEIPGPGAYHPEKIPATASPAYTISGRYELPVDDNKPGPGAYSPEKIPTVATPAFTFSGKYIAQVHEVKPGPGAYAPEKIRIDYPPAHSFGIKHSVYMGQLREQVY